DNA sequence from the Halococcus salsus genome:
CGTGGTGCTCGAAGTCGAGGAGGTCGACCGCGAGGGTGTCGCCAGGCTCGGCTCCCTCGATCTCGATCGGACCGGAGAGCGCGTGGCCTTTCGAGTCCATCGCGGCGATATCCGCACCGGTGGCGTCCCGCGGGAGCTGGTTGTCGGCGGCGTCGCGACACTCGAACCGGACGACCGCGCCGTCCGCGACCGTCGCGACCGGGTCGAGACCGTTGTCCCAGGTGTAGTGGATGTTCTCGTCCGTGTCGGTAACGACGGTATCGGGGTTCACACCCACACGACAGCCGCCGGTGTCTTCATCCTACGGGCGGGACCGCGATGCCGATCCGACCGACCAGTCCGGTCTCATCGCCGCAGGCGGTCGCGGAGCGCGGGAACGAGCGTCGCGGTGCCGAACGAGACGAGCGCGCCCGCGGCGACGAGGAGGCCGAGCCCCGAGAGCCCCGGTTCGGGTGAGGGTGGCTGGACCGTCAGGTTCCGAACCTCGGGGACCGCCGACGGAGTTCCGACCGGCTCGTCGGTACCCTGGCTCGCGGTACAGTCCGCGCCGTAGCCGACGTTTCGGGTGGTCACCCCGACGATACTCGCCGGCCCTGCGCCGGGGAGGCGGACACAGCTATCCGCGAGCACGGAGTTCGGCCGCGCGTCGGTCCCGCTGACCGCCGGGCCGTCCGTCGCGCTCCCTCGTATCTCGATCCGGTCCATCCGTATCGCCTGCGGCCCCGTCGACGCCCGGTGTGGCCCCGTTCCGGGTGCGTCGATCCGGACTGCCGGCGTCCCGTCGATGTCGGTCGTCAGTCGGCAGTTGTGCAGCCGGCCGGTGCCCGCGCTCCCCTCGAAGACGACGAGACCGGGACAGCGCGCCAAATTTCTGGCCCGGACGTCGAGATTTCGAAAGCGTGCGCCCTCCTTGTTGAGCGGGCCGGTCTCCGACCGCACGCCGCTCACGCCCTGGATCTCGCCGATCGTGAATCGACCCGGCCGGTCGTCGGGCCAGCGGCTCGCGTCGAGCACGATGGTCGCCCCGTCGCAGAACGATTCCGCGCCGCTGATCCGGACGGCGGTGTTGTTGTTGTTGACGAAGCTGCCGCCGACCACCTGGACCGCGCCGGGGGTTCGGGAGGCGTAGAGACCGTTCTCCCAACCGTGGAGGGTGGGTTCGACGAACTGGATCACACCCCTGTTGGCCGTGCCGACGAACGCAGCCGGCACCCCGCCGGCGACGTGGCCCGGTGGCGGGGATTCGGGCCGAACCCAGGCGTGCGAACCCGCGTTGGTGCCGCCGACCGCGCGGAGGTTCTCGATCCGGACGCTCGCCGCCCGGTTCGTCGCCACGGGCCGTACCAGCGCCTGCTGGTCGTCGCCGATGGCCTCGGCCGGCCCGCGAAACGTGAGCCCGCGGGCGTCGAGGTGGTCGTCGGTCGAGAGGAGCAGCGAGACCGCGGCCCGGTCGGCGCGCTGGTCGATCGTGACCCCCTCGAACAGGCCGCGCGAATCGGTGTGAACGTTCAGCTCGCATCGAACCCCGGAGTCGACCCGGAAGACCGCCCGCGGGCCGACGATACCGAACGGTCCGGCGGGCGAGATGCTGACGTCGCCCGCGATCCGGTAGGTACCGGCGGGAAACTTCAATCGAACCCCGTCCAGGTCGCCACTGGCGTCGGCGCGTTCGAGCGCCTCGTTCAGGGGGCCGTTCGACCCGAGCCCGAGGTACTCGACCGCGTTCACCGTCCGGTCGAACCCGGACGACCCCGAGCGCTGGGTGACCTGGCGTTCGACCGTTGCGAGCGCGCGGTAGGCGGCCCTGGAGGGTGATCCCGGCGTCTCGAATCTCCCACGATGGGGTCGAGCGCCGTTCGTGACGGCCACCGAGTCGGGACCGGCGGGCGGTCGGGCCGCTACGGGACGGGACAGCGCACTCCCCGCGCCGACGCCGAGCCCCGCGCGCAGGAATCCCCGCTTGGTGCACTCGAAGTCCGACGACGGCTCCTCCACGATATGATACTGCTGGGGACCCGCGGCGTGATGAGCGTTATCCCCCGAAGTGGACGACGGGGACGCCGACCGCGGCGAACGAGACCAGACCGAGGGTGCCGAGGAAATAGAGGAGTCCGACCGGAGGGAGCCAGACCACGAACCCGAGCGCGCTCGCGGCCGGCCAGCCACACGGGTAGCGAACCGCGACGAGCACGACCCAGACGAGGAGCGCCAGCACCGGACCGAGGACCGGGGTGGACGCGAGGAACAGGCTCACCGCACCCCAAGCCACCGCGCCGGCCAGCGCAAGTAGCAGTCCGTCGACGGGCTCGATCGCGTTATCGACGAGCAGGCGAACCCCGGCGTAGATCCCCACCCCGCCGACCAGCGTGGCGACCAGAACGATGAGTACAGTATCGAGAAGCGCCACGGAAACGTCCGTCTCAGAACCCGTCGGCCAAGCTTCGGGTCCGTTCGCGCCCGAGGCTCGTCTCGCGGAGCTCCCGAACGCCGGCCGGGTCCACCTCGACCATCAGCCCCTCGTCGGTGTGTTCCTTCCGGACGGTTCGCATCGATTCGAGCGTGGTCGCCACCGTGGTGATCTCGTCCGTGCTCGACGCCCCGAGTCGGTCGAGGAGCGTGCGCTGGCTCACCGGGCCGTCCGCGTCGATGAGCGTGGCGACGATCCCCTTCGCGTACGCTGGCGACGCTCGCGAGTGGTCCTCGGTTCGCGCGATCTCGTGGCGAACGATGTCCATCTCGAGCAGGTCGGCGGAGGACGGCTCGTCCGCTGGATCAGGGTCCGACCCGCCGGGGCCACCGGGGTCGTCGGCGACCCTGATCGGGTCGGCCTCGCCCGTCTCGGAGGCCGGTCCGTCGGCGGTTTCGTCGGTCGCTTGGACCTCGCTACCCTCGTCGGTATCGAGGGCGTTGTCGGCGTCGACCGTCCCGGCGATGTCGGCAGTGGTGGTCGTGTCGTCGGCGTCGTCGCTGGAAGTGGTGTCGGCTGTGGCGTCGGAGCTGGCGGCGTCGGTGCTACTATCCGAAACCTCGTCGTTCGCCTCGAAGTCGCCGAGTTCGTGGTGCGTCGGTTCGTCGTCCGAGCCGGGTCGCCGATTCGCTGACGGTACACCGTCACCGGTCAATGCGCGGGTGAACTGCTGGGCCATCTCGCTGAGGTCACGCGCCCGGGCGAGCTCGCGTTCGAGCTCCGCGATGCGCTCGTTCTTGCGTTCGAGGTCGGCTTCCAGTTTGGCGAGGCGGTTCTCGTGCTCGCGCTTCTGGTCCGATATCTCGGTGAGGTCGCCGAGCAGCCCCTCGCCGATCGACTTGAGTTCCGGGCGGTCGACGTCGCCGAGCCCCGGTGTCGAGCCCGCGTCGAAGGTCCGTTTCCGGCGGACCTGCACCCGGCGGCGGGTGCCGTCCCAGTCGGTGACGAGGATCGCCTCGCCGTCTGCGAGGTTCTGTACCGCTTCCGCGGCCTGGTTGTCGAGGACGCGCCCCACGACGGCGGTGTCGTTGTTCCAGGTGAGGCGGTGCCAGCAGAGCCAGTCACACTGGGTGATCACGTCCTTCTTGACGTTCGCCGGGCGCTGGGAGATCCCACAGAAACCGAGGCCGCGCTTGCGGCCGCGTTTGGCCACCCGGACGAGCATCTTCCCGGCCTCGGTGAGTCCTCCCGATTCCGGGATGAACTCGTGGACCTCCTCCACCAGTAAGAGGAACGGCCGTCGGGCCTCCTGTTCGCGTCGGAACAGCGCCTCGACGGTCGCGCGAACGATGTCGTGGCCGCCGTCGTCGAGGTAGGCCGAGACGTCGAGGATCACCGGGACGCCGCCGTCGAGCGCGAGCTCGGCGAGCTTGTCGGCGTGTTCGGTGCCGACCTGGACGTCGCACTCGTCGTCGCCCCCCGCGTGGAGGACCTCGTAGCGCTCCTTCAATCCGTAATATTCGCCATCGGTGTCGACGATCATGAGCGGGTGGCCGTCGTCGAGGAGCTCCTCGGCGACCACGCTCGCGGTGTTCGACTTCCCGCCGCCGCTCTTTCCCGTGACGAACCCCCGACCGGTGAGGAGCTCGATCGTCGGGATCCGAACCTCGCCGTCGGCGTCGAGCGTGACCGTCTCCGTCGTCTCACTCGCCATTCGTCACCCCTCGTCGGAGGCGGTCCAGTGCTCCGTGCGTCTCACCCGGTCCGGGTGCGGCTCGACTCCCCATTCGTACCGGTTCTGCAACCGGCAGACACAAAATCCTAGCGGACGGGCCGACCCCACCGGGTCGACCGGAAAACACGGCGACGTGGGCACGACCGTTCGTCTCCGTACCGCGCAGGTATAAGTGCGGACGGCGCGTAGCCGCCGACCGACCCCCGCCCACGATGAACGAGGACGAGCTCACGAACGCGCTGATCCGCCACCACAAACGAAGCGAGCGGGCCGCTCGTTCGCGTGGCGAGCGGGACGTCGAGACGAAGCTCTACCCCGAGGAACACTACAACCACTACGGCGACCGGGGCGTCGTCGACCTCTATCAGACCACCGGGAGGTCGAGCGGCCACCTCTACGAGGTCAAATCCGAGTCCGCGGTGCGCCACGCGACCGGCGCGAACGAGATCGTCCGGCAGTTCAACCGGATGCGCGGCCACTTCTACCCCGGCACCGACCACCCGGTTCCCGACGAGGTGCACTTCGAGCTCTGTTTCCTCCCGACCGCGCTCACCGCTCGGCACCTCGTCGAGAACGCCGAGATGTACGCCCAGTGCGTCGCGAACGACGTCTCGCGACTAGACGAGGTCGACCGGGTCGTCGCCAACATCTGTTTTCGGCTGCCGGACCCCGAGACGATCCGCCCGGTCGTCGCGTTCACCAGCACCTCGCCGTTCCACGGGATCACGAACGACAGCTTCCCGGCGTACGCGGCCGAGACCAACCCCGCGGTCTACGAGCGCATCCGGTCGTCGCTCGCGAGACGGTCCTCACCGGACTGATCAGGCGACGTCGACCACACACCGGAAGCCGATGTTCCCGGTCGAGCTGTCGGGCGTGTTCTGCGAGCGCGCCGCGACCCGGTAGCGGTTGCACCACGAGCGGTGGCAGAGGTACGACCCGCCCCGCATCACCCGTGAATCGCCGTCGGGCGGACCCGTCGGGTTCGTCCGGGAGTACGCCTCGGTCGTGTGGTAGTCCGGGCTGAACCAGTCGGCACACCACTCCCAGACGTTGCCGGAGACGTTGGAGAGCCCGAACCCGTTCGGTTCGTAGGCGGTCACGGGTGCGGGACCGAGGTAGCCGTCGTCGCCGGTGTTGTGCGTCGGGAAGTCGCCCTGCCAGATGTTGCAGCGGTGCTCGCCGTCGGGCCGGAGTTCGTCACCCCACGGGTACCGCTTGCCCTCCAACCCGCCGCGTGCGGCGTACTCCCACTCGGCCTCCGTCGGGAGGCGCTTGCCGGCCCACTCGGCGTACGCTTGGGCGTCGTTCCACGAGACGTGCGCGATGGGCTGTTTCAACCGGTCGTCTCCGACCACGCTCGAACTCGGCCCCTCGGGTCGGAGCCAGGTCGCGCCCTCGACGGCGACCCACCACGGCGCTGCCGCCACCGACTGCATCACGTGTGACTCGTCGGCGGCTGCGACGAAGTCCTCGAAGACGAACGACCAGCCGAACCGCTCGGCCTCGGTGGTGTACCCCGTCTCGCGAACGAACCGGAGGAACTCGGCGTTCGTCACGGCGAACCGGTCGACGTAGAACGGGTCGAGCGCCACCTCGCGTGCCGGCCCCTCGCCGTCCTCGGGGAAGCCGACCTCGTCGTCGGTGCCCATCGTGAACCGACCGCCGTCGAGGCGGACCATTCGCCTCGTGCGCTCGTCGTCGGCCGTCGCCGGGGCGGTTCGTTCGACTCCGTCCCGATCGGCCGCCGAGGGTCGCTCTCGCGATGACCGCTCCGGGTCACGTGAGGCCGCACAGCACGTCCGGTCGTCCCGTGCCATGGCCGCTCCTCGCGCCGTCGGAGTGAAGGGGTTACGGTCCGTCCGCCGACTCGTCCGAGCGCACTCGCGAACCGACCTCAGGTCCGACGAGAGGGGTTTCGTCGGGCGACCGAACGGGATAAATGAGTCCGCGAGTCGGTAGGTTGAAGGACGGCGACCGGGAGACGGTACCATGGCAACCCAGCGGCGACAGCGCTTCGTCTACGGGCAGACCGCCTGGATGCTCGCGACGGTGGTCTGCCTGTCGCTGCTGGGCGCGCTCTCGCTGGAGCTCTTCTTCGTCCTCTCGCTCATCGGCTTTCTCGTCGTGGTCGAGCTCACCGCCCCGTTCGCTGTGACGCCGCGCTGGCGGGCCCGCCTCCGGTGGGTTATCCTCGCCGGGCTCGTCGTCTTCGCCTACGTCGTGATCCGACGGGTGCTCGCCATCCTCCCCCAGGGTGTGGTCTGATGGATCGGCCGGATTTCACCTATCCCCAGGTCGTGCTCGTCGGGCTCACGGTCGTCGTCGCCGTCGGCCTCGTCCTCGCGGCGACCACGTCGAGCGCGGCGTTCGGGTCGTTCAACCAAGGCTGGGACGGGGCCTCGCAGCTCCAGGACGAAGCTCGAGCCGTCGGGGCCGAGGGCGAGATCGTCAGGAACACCAGTCAGTACTCGAGCGGGCCGGCGAACGGCTCCGTCGCGGTCGTGCTCTCGCCGGAGACCGGCTACGGCCCCACCGACACCGACCGTCTTCGGGCGTTCGTCCGGCGCGGCGGCACCCTCGTCGTCGCCGAGGACGTCGGACCGCACTCGAACCCGCTGCTCGCCCGGCTGGGCGCGAGCGCACGCGTGGAGGGCGACACGCTTCGCGACGAACGCTACAACTACCGCTCGCCGGCGCTGCCGGTCGCGCGGAACGTCTCGAACGTGGGTCTGCTGGCGGGCGTCGACAGCCTCACGCTCAACCACGGCACCGGCGTCGACCCCGACGGCGCGACGGTGCTCGCGAGTTCGTCCAGCGTGGCGTATCTCGACACCAACGCCAACGACGAACTCGACGACAGCGACCCGGTGGGGAGCTATCCGGTGGCGACGACCGAGTCGGTCGGAGCGGGCCGAGTGGTCGTGGTCGGCGACCCGAGCCTGTTCATCAACGCGATGCTCGATCGGTCCGACAACCGGGCGTTCGTTCGGTCGCTGTTCGCCGACCACGACCGGGTCCTGTTGGACTACTCCCACGCCGGTCGGCTGCCGCCGCTCTCGGTGGCGCTGCTCGTCGTTCGGGACGCGCCACTCCTTCAACTGCTGCTCGGGAGCCTCTGTCTCGGCGTTCTCGGGCTCTGGACCCGTCCCCCGAGGGCGCTTCGGCGGCTCACCGATCGATTCGGGAGCGAGCCGGCCCCGGACCCGACCCTGGACGCCGACGAACTCTCGTCGTTCGTCCGGAGCCGGCATCCGGAGTGGGACGACGAGCGGGTCGACCGGGTGATACGAGGGATTATGAGCCGGCGGGATGAGGACTAACCAATGACCGAACCGGACGAGATTTACACCGCCCTCCACGACGAGATGGAGTCGGTGCTCATCGGCAAGGAGGAGCTCGTCGAGGGGATGACGATCGCCCTCCTGACCCGCGGGCACGTGCTGCTCGAAGGGGTGCCGGGCGTCGCGAAGACCACCGTCGCCCGGCTGTTCGCTCGGGCAAGCGGGCTGGGACACAACCGGGTCCAGCTCACCCCGGACGTGCTCCCGGCCGACATCACCGGCACCCACATCTATCGGGAGTCGACCGGCGAGTTCGAGCTCCAGCGCGGACCCGTCTTCGCGAACCTCGTTGTGGCCGACGAGATCAACCGCGCGACGCCGAAGACCCAGAGCGCGCTGCTCGAAGCCATGCAGGAGCGCCAGGTCACGATCGACGGCGAGACCCTCGCGCTGCCGGAGCCGTTCATGTTGATCGCGACCCAGAACCCCATCGAGATGGAGGGGACCTTCGAGCTCCCCGAGGCCCAGCGCGACCGCTTCCAGTTCAAGCTCACGGCGGACCTCCCGACGAAGACCGAAGGCCGGGAGCTCCTCGATCGGTTCGACACCGACCCGACGCTCGGCCCCGACCGGATCGAACAGGTCGTCACGGCCGAGGAGCTCCTCGACGCCCGCGAGACGGTGGCCGAGGTCTACGTCGACGGGACGGTGAAGGAGTACATCCTCGACGTCGTGGGCGCGACCCACGAGAACCCGCACGTCGAGTACGGCGCGTCGCCCCGGGCGAGCCTCGCCTTCCTCAACACCGCGAAGGCCCGCGCGGCCATCACCGGTCGCGACTACGTCATCCCCGACGACGTGAAGGCCCTCATCGAACCGATCCTCGTCCACCGGTTGGTGTTGAGCACCGACGCCTCGCTCAGCGACGTCTCGGTCGCGGACGTGCTCGACACCATCGCCGCCGAGACCGAACCACCCGGCGAGGACGTGGCCGAGCCACAGGCCGCGGTGAGCGACGGCGGGAAACAGGAATAAGCGCCGTCAGTCGTCCCACGAGCACGTCACGAGGTAGTCGGCGCGGTCGTCCTCGACCGACCGGACGGTGACCGACACCGGTCTGTCGAGCCCCTCCGCGAACCCGACGCCGAGAAACGACGCTACGGGGTGGTCCATCCGGTCGACCGCGCCGTACGCGCTCCCGTCGATCCCGATCGTCACGTTCCCGCCCTCCCCGTCGGATTCCCCGGAGACGTCGCGCGTCGTGCTCCGCACCAACTCGAACTCCTCGACGAGCCCGTCGGCGAGACGGTCGGCCAGACGGTCGGCGTCGGCGGGGAGCGCCGTCGAGAGCGCCCGGCGGAACTCCTCGAACAGCGGCCCGCCGCTCGGATGGAGGCTCAGCCCGCGAGCCGCCTCGTCGTCGATGACGAACACCGACCCGAGGGCCATCGGATCCGGCGGCCGGTACTCGGCGTGCTGGGGGACGAACAGCCGTATCGAACTCCCCTCGACGGTCTCGGGACCCGGGAGGTAGACCCGGTCGTCCTGAAGCCCGAGTTCGTCGACGAGCGCGGCTTCGGTCGTCGCGAACGCGCTGTAGACCCCCTCGCCGACGGTCGCCGAGACGAACTGCTCCGGCGTGAGGTAGTAGGTGAGCGCGGCGGCGAACAGTCCCGTCCCGCCGAGCGCGAACAGCACGGTTCGGGTGTTCGGAAAGAGCACGCCGCCGAGCGCCGCGACCAGCCCGACCGCCGCTAGCGCGAGCGCCGTCCGACGGTACTGGGTTCGACGGGCCCGCGCGTACTCCTCGCGGAGGCGCTGGTTCTCCTCGCGCAACACCTCGATCCGCGCCGTGCGGTCGTCGTCCGGGGACGGCTCCCGCTCCATCGGCTCTTCATCGTCCGGCCGTGCGACGGTCTCACTCACGCTCGACCAACCCCAGTCGAACCCGTTCGTACCGGTGGGCCGCGTAGAGGACCAGTGCGAGCCCGGCGACGAACGCGCCGCCCGTGAGCGGGACCGAGTCCGTCGTGCGGAAGACCAGCCACGTCAAGCCGCCGACGGCGACGCCCGCGACGAGCGTCGCCACGACCGAACGTACCGGCTCCGCGTGGTCGACGAGCCCGGAAACGAGGACGAGACACAACCCGGCTTCGGCGAGGGCGAAGTCGGTCACGGGGCCGTCGAACGGAAGCAGGCCGACGAGCACGACCTGTCCGAGCGCGAACGCGACCGCCGTGCCGAACAGGTACTGCCCCGCACCAACCGCGACCGCGACGAGCAGCCCGAGAGGACCGACCAACAGAACCGTCGTCGCCGTCGCGACGAGCACCCCGAGCGCGGCGAGTGATCGCCGTACGCGCGGGTGGCGATCGACCCCGGTGGCGCGAACGGTAGCACTCACTTCACGGGCTCCCGGAACGGTCGCTGGGAAGCGGAGCGGTTCACGTGTTCGAATCCACCCAGGACGGCTTATTTTTTGCCCTTCCCGTTACGAAAAACGGGCCGCGTTCGGGGTCGAACACCCGACACGAGCGGCGGAGCCGACCGGAACGTCGGTCGGATCGATCGTTCGACGACACATCCCCGGAGCGTTCTCCCGGGATACATCGTTCGTTCTTTTCTCCCGACCCGAAGTTTTATAGAGGTTATAGTAGATAAAACAACTGATGATATCAATGAAGCAGCTGGGCGCGATAGTGGTCGCGCTCGGTCTGCTCACCGTCGCGGTTCCGGCCTCGGGGGTCTCCTTGTTCGGCGGCGACCAGGTCGCGAACGCGGCGAGCCCACAGGCGGACGTATCGAACGGCGCGAACGCACAGGTCGAGTCGACGGTGACCGAAACCGCCAACGAAACGACCGCAACCGCCTCTGACACGGCGACCGAAACCGCCACCGCAGCCGGCACGGCGACTGGGACGGCGTCCGGAGACGGTGACCGGACGTTGCTCGACGTCTATCAGGACGCACGGACGTCCTACGAGGGGCTCCACGACCTGAGCGCGACGGTCGAGAGCGAGACTGTAGTCTCGAACGACGCCGGGAGCCAGTCCTACAACGCGAGCGCGAACGTCTCGTACAAGGCACCCGATATGTTCCGGCTCGACGTCCTCGAACCCGAGGCCCAGGCCGGCACCATCGTGGCCTCGAACGGCACCGCGGTGATGTACTACGACCCCGCGACCGACACCACGACGGCGATCCCGGCCGCGGAGCTCACCGGTGACGTCTCGCCGGCGAGCACGATGGGTGGAGCGGCGGGCGGCGTCTCGCAGGCCGACGCGATGGGCATGAACGCGAGCGCGATGGGGATGGGTGACCCCTCGGCGATGCTGGCCGACAGCGACGTGACCTACGAGGGGACCGAGATGGTCGACGGCTACACGACCGACGTGGTCGCCATCGAGAGCGAGAACGAGTCGCTCGGCTACACCGCCTCGGCGACCGTCTACCTCGACCGGGCGTCGAGCGTGCCGGTGAAGGGCGTCTCGAACGTCACCCTCACGACCGAGGGTGAGACGACCACGATCAACACCTCGTTCCTCGTGAGCGACCTCGCGGTCAACGCGGGCATCCCGAACGCCACCTTCGACCTCGCCGACGGCGACGTGACGCCGGTCGAGGAGCGGCCGATGCCCCAGAACGCGACGTACTACCAGGTGGACTTCGTGACGGGCGAGCCGATCGAGGAACTCCGGAGCGACGAGGGCTACTACACCCCCGATAGACTGGTCCGCTTCGCGCACGGCAACACCGATTCGGGCGTCACGCGCGTCTCCGACGGCGAGTTCGTGACCGACGAAACGGTGGCCGACCGGATCGAGAGCGAGGACATCGCGGTCGAGGACGACACCGCGACGATCACCTTCACCGTCAGCGAGGGCGAGCCGATCGACCTCACCCTCGCGAGCTACGAGAAGCCCGGCCCCGGCTGGAGCCCCCAGACCGAGGCCGACCAGGTGTTCGTCGACAGCGACACCGAGACCTTCGAGTCGGGAACCCACACGCTGACCGTCGACCTCCCCGACGAGAGTACGGAGGACTCGACGGTGACGACCACGGCGACAGCGACCGAAACGGAGACGACGGCGGCAGCCGAGACGACGGCGACGGCAACCGAAACGATGGAGACGGAGACGCCGACGTCGAGTGCAACGGACACGGCGACGGCGACCGAAACCGCGACAGCGACCGATACGGCGGCGGCGACCGACACTGCAACGGCGACCGAAACCGCGACGACGACCGAAACCGCGACGGCGACAGCAAGCGCCGCAGCGGCGAGTGATGCTTCGGGCGACGACCTCAACTGTGACGATTTCCCGAGCCAGGAAGCCGCACAGCAGAACCTCGAGAACAATCCGAGCGACCCGAACCAGCTCGACGGTGACGACGACGGCGACGCCTGCGAGTCGGGTGTGGACTCGTAGTCACGAACCGAATCGGACGAACCGAACGTTTCGAGGGGATACATCGGATTTCGGTCGGGATCGCTCGAACCACGTTCTGCTCGCACGTTTCTCACACACCGTTTCGGATGAACGACCGCTCTCGCTTCGTGCGCCGTTCGTCCTCATCCGCTACGACCGGCGTCCCGGCTCTCACTCTTCTCTCGACACCAGTGAGTGCGCTGGGGCGGAACGAATGGATGCATAGCGGGGTGTGGAACGGCGGAAGAACTATCTCATCGCTGGCAATTCGATAACGAATGAGACTCGTCCTCGATTACGGTGGCGTCCTCGCCGACCACGTCGACGAGCGGGAGTACGCACACCTGCTTGGCGTCTCCCCGGACCGGGACCCCTACCCCGGCTGGTTGGCCTACTACCTCTTTCGGACCGGGTTTCTGGACACCGAAGCCCAGTACGTCGACCTGCTGTCGACGCTGACCGGCGCGACCGAGGCGGACTGTCGCGAGTACGTCGAGCGGACGTGGCTCGATCCAGCGTTTCCGGCGGAACGCGTGGAACTCCTCACCGAACTGGCGACCCAGCACTCCCTCGTGTTGCTCGGCAACATGGTGAAGCCCTGGGTCGAGTCGGTGCTTCGGGACCACGGGGTCCGGGACTGTTTCGATGCGCTCCTGGTTTCGAGCGAGCTGGAACGGCCGAAGCCACATCCGCGGGGCTACGTCCGTAGCATGGAGGGGACGAACGAGACGGTCGTGATGGTCAG
Encoded proteins:
- a CDS encoding formylglycine-generating enzyme family protein; amino-acid sequence: MARDDRTCCAASRDPERSSRERPSAADRDGVERTAPATADDERTRRMVRLDGGRFTMGTDDEVGFPEDGEGPAREVALDPFYVDRFAVTNAEFLRFVRETGYTTEAERFGWSFVFEDFVAAADESHVMQSVAAAPWWVAVEGATWLRPEGPSSSVVGDDRLKQPIAHVSWNDAQAYAEWAGKRLPTEAEWEYAARGGLEGKRYPWGDELRPDGEHRCNIWQGDFPTHNTGDDGYLGPAPVTAYEPNGFGLSNVSGNVWEWCADWFSPDYHTTEAYSRTNPTGPPDGDSRVMRGGSYLCHRSWCNRYRVAARSQNTPDSSTGNIGFRCVVDVA
- a CDS encoding helicase HerA domain-containing protein translates to MASETTETVTLDADGEVRIPTIELLTGRGFVTGKSGGGKSNTASVVAEELLDDGHPLMIVDTDGEYYGLKERYEVLHAGGDDECDVQVGTEHADKLAELALDGGVPVILDVSAYLDDGGHDIVRATVEALFRREQEARRPFLLLVEEVHEFIPESGGLTEAGKMLVRVAKRGRKRGLGFCGISQRPANVKKDVITQCDWLCWHRLTWNNDTAVVGRVLDNQAAEAVQNLADGEAILVTDWDGTRRRVQVRRKRTFDAGSTPGLGDVDRPELKSIGEGLLGDLTEISDQKREHENRLAKLEADLERKNERIAELERELARARDLSEMAQQFTRALTGDGVPSANRRPGSDDEPTHHELGDFEANDEVSDSSTDAASSDATADTTSSDDADDTTTTADIAGTVDADNALDTDEGSEVQATDETADGPASETGEADPIRVADDPGGPGGSDPDPADEPSSADLLEMDIVRHEIARTEDHSRASPAYAKGIVATLIDADGPVSQRTLLDRLGASSTDEITTVATTLESMRTVRKEHTDEGLMVEVDPAGVRELRETSLGRERTRSLADGF
- a CDS encoding HAD family hydrolase codes for the protein MRLVLDYGGVLADHVDEREYAHLLGVSPDRDPYPGWLAYYLFRTGFLDTEAQYVDLLSTLTGATEADCREYVERTWLDPAFPAERVELLTELATQHSLVLLGNMVKPWVESVLRDHGVRDCFDALLVSSELERPKPHPRGYVRSMEGTNETVVMVSDEFNEDLLMAQCLGMTTVWVENEDDEEPYRRPDYTIEDFTVLPAVLDRIRRSN
- a CDS encoding LolA family protein, whose product is MKQLGAIVVALGLLTVAVPASGVSLFGGDQVANAASPQADVSNGANAQVESTVTETANETTATASDTATETATAAGTATGTASGDGDRTLLDVYQDARTSYEGLHDLSATVESETVVSNDAGSQSYNASANVSYKAPDMFRLDVLEPEAQAGTIVASNGTAVMYYDPATDTTTAIPAAELTGDVSPASTMGGAAGGVSQADAMGMNASAMGMGDPSAMLADSDVTYEGTEMVDGYTTDVVAIESENESLGYTASATVYLDRASSVPVKGVSNVTLTTEGETTTINTSFLVSDLAVNAGIPNATFDLADGDVTPVEERPMPQNATYYQVDFVTGEPIEELRSDEGYYTPDRLVRFAHGNTDSGVTRVSDGEFVTDETVADRIESEDIAVEDDTATITFTVSEGEPIDLTLASYEKPGPGWSPQTEADQVFVDSDTETFESGTHTLTVDLPDESTEDSTVTTTATATETETTAAAETTATATETMETETPTSSATDTATATETATATDTAAATDTATATETATTTETATATASAAAASDASGDDLNCDDFPSQEAAQQNLENNPSDPNQLDGDDDGDACESGVDS
- a CDS encoding AAA family ATPase; its protein translation is MTEPDEIYTALHDEMESVLIGKEELVEGMTIALLTRGHVLLEGVPGVAKTTVARLFARASGLGHNRVQLTPDVLPADITGTHIYRESTGEFELQRGPVFANLVVADEINRATPKTQSALLEAMQERQVTIDGETLALPEPFMLIATQNPIEMEGTFELPEAQRDRFQFKLTADLPTKTEGRELLDRFDTDPTLGPDRIEQVVTAEELLDARETVAEVYVDGTVKEYILDVVGATHENPHVEYGASPRASLAFLNTAKARAAITGRDYVIPDDVKALIEPILVHRLVLSTDASLSDVSVADVLDTIAAETEPPGEDVAEPQAAVSDGGKQE
- a CDS encoding DUF4350 domain-containing protein; the encoded protein is MDRPDFTYPQVVLVGLTVVVAVGLVLAATTSSAAFGSFNQGWDGASQLQDEARAVGAEGEIVRNTSQYSSGPANGSVAVVLSPETGYGPTDTDRLRAFVRRGGTLVVAEDVGPHSNPLLARLGASARVEGDTLRDERYNYRSPALPVARNVSNVGLLAGVDSLTLNHGTGVDPDGATVLASSSSVAYLDTNANDELDDSDPVGSYPVATTESVGAGRVVVVGDPSLFINAMLDRSDNRAFVRSLFADHDRVLLDYSHAGRLPPLSVALLVVRDAPLLQLLLGSLCLGVLGLWTRPPRALRRLTDRFGSEPAPDPTLDADELSSFVRSRHPEWDDERVDRVIRGIMSRRDED